Proteins from one Hydrogenivirga caldilitoris genomic window:
- a CDS encoding cytochrome-c peroxidase, giving the protein MKKVAAVIALSVGGALLAGAGKVEDAKLLEEARKYFQPLPSVAKSETNPVTPEKVKLGKMLYYEPRLSRSGLISCNTCHNLATYGVDNLPTSVGHRWQLGPRNAPTTLNAAFHVAQFWDGRAKDVEEQAKGPILNPIEMAMDSPEEVVKRISSIPEYVELFNRAFPNDRNPVNYENIAKAIAAFERTLTTPSRFDDFLRGNTEALTKEEKEGLKTFIEVGCASCHNGVALGGNMFTRFGIVEAYWNATRDYVTLEKPTMPMDVGKFAVTHKEEDLYVFKVPSLRNISRTYPYFHDGSVWNLEDAVQVMAKVQLGKELSKDQVKKIVAFLKALDGEVPKHALELPVLPPSTKETPKPVR; this is encoded by the coding sequence ATGAAAAAGGTTGCAGCCGTGATAGCTTTATCGGTGGGTGGTGCTTTGCTCGCAGGGGCAGGCAAGGTTGAAGACGCGAAACTCCTTGAAGAGGCAAGGAAATACTTTCAACCTTTGCCCAGTGTAGCCAAGAGTGAGACCAACCCTGTCACCCCGGAAAAGGTGAAATTAGGCAAGATGCTTTACTATGAACCGAGGCTTTCAAGGAGCGGTCTCATAAGCTGTAATACCTGCCACAACCTTGCAACTTATGGAGTGGACAACCTTCCCACCTCGGTGGGACACAGGTGGCAGCTTGGTCCCAGAAACGCACCCACGACCTTGAATGCCGCTTTCCATGTAGCTCAGTTTTGGGATGGAAGGGCTAAAGATGTTGAGGAGCAGGCGAAGGGTCCCATACTGAACCCTATAGAGATGGCTATGGACTCTCCAGAAGAGGTTGTTAAAAGAATAAGCTCAATACCGGAATACGTGGAGCTCTTCAATAGAGCATTTCCCAATGATAGAAACCCTGTAAATTATGAAAACATTGCTAAGGCGATAGCCGCTTTTGAGAGAACCCTTACCACACCCTCAAGGTTTGATGACTTCCTTAGAGGAAACACGGAAGCTCTTACCAAAGAGGAAAAGGAAGGACTTAAAACCTTTATAGAGGTTGGATGTGCAAGCTGCCATAACGGTGTAGCCCTTGGAGGGAACATGTTTACGAGGTTCGGTATAGTTGAAGCGTACTGGAACGCAACAAGGGACTATGTCACCCTTGAGAAACCAACTATGCCTATGGATGTAGGCAAGTTTGCGGTTACCCATAAGGAAGAAGACCTTTACGTTTTCAAGGTTCCATCCCTCAGGAACATATCAAGGACTTACCCCTACTTCCACGACGGCTCCGTGTGGAACTTAGAGGATGCGGTTCAGGTTATGGCGAAGGTTCAGCTGGGAAAGGAGCTTTCCAAGGACCAGGTCAAGAAGATAGTAGCCTTCTTAAAGGCTCTTGACGGAGAGGTTCCCAAACACGCCCTTGAATTACCTGTGCTTCCTCCCTCCACGAAGGAAACCCCAAAACCTGTAAGATAA
- a CDS encoding uroporphyrinogen-III synthase: MGRKPSKRVILTRSREDIERDRALFEKLGFEVIELPLIKTEPLDYEVREEDISYIVFQSTKAVKYFLRRSGIPEDAKVVAVGEKTKKELESLGCKVWLVPEDMSAEGILKEFPEGKGEKVLIPRSEQGRDELIEGLSKKGYKVLPLNVYRTVRLIHPKETLMNLLKGGGFIIFASPSAVQGFFENLQESTALALLNNLIVVSIGKTTKKELEKFGIIPNIIPEKPLMEEVAGKIHRFWQENCIG, encoded by the coding sequence ATGGGTAGAAAACCTTCAAAGAGGGTGATACTTACACGCTCCCGTGAAGATATAGAAAGGGACAGAGCCTTATTTGAGAAACTCGGCTTTGAGGTGATAGAACTTCCCCTTATAAAGACCGAGCCCTTAGACTACGAAGTTAGGGAGGAGGATATCAGTTACATAGTCTTTCAAAGTACCAAGGCTGTGAAGTATTTCTTGCGAAGGTCAGGAATCCCTGAGGACGCTAAGGTGGTGGCTGTTGGAGAAAAAACCAAAAAGGAACTTGAAAGTCTGGGCTGTAAGGTATGGCTTGTACCTGAAGACATGAGTGCCGAGGGCATCCTCAAAGAATTTCCAGAAGGGAAAGGAGAGAAAGTCCTTATACCCAGATCGGAGCAGGGAAGGGATGAGCTTATAGAAGGTTTATCCAAGAAAGGTTATAAGGTGCTACCCTTGAACGTTTACAGGACGGTCAGATTAATTCACCCAAAAGAGACATTGATGAACCTACTTAAAGGAGGAGGCTTTATTATATTCGCCAGCCCTTCCGCCGTTCAGGGATTTTTTGAAAATTTGCAAGAAAGCACGGCACTGGCTTTACTGAACAACCTCATAGTAGTTTCCATTGGCAAAACTACAAAAAAAGAGCTGGAAAAGTTCGGGATAATACCGAACATAATCCCAGAGAAACCGTTGATGGAAGAGGTTGCGGGTAAAATTCACAGGTTTTGGCAAGAAAATTGCATAGGTTAA
- the lpxC gene encoding UDP-3-O-acyl-N-acetylglucosamine deacetylase: protein MKQRTIKESLEFDGVGIHSGERTKIILHPEGENTGISFYRDGVRIPAKPENVVNTFHSTDLGKDGVVVKTVEHLLATLHLLGISNLTIEVQGGSEIPIMDGSGYFFYRSLKDKVIKQEEDLEVLQIKEEVRVQRGDSYIVALPCSCFEITYEGEFQTYFGRQKYTFRGNARDIILARTFCFEHEIEFIRQNGLGKGGSLDNTLVIGRDKVYNKGGLRYQDEPVRHKVFDLIGDLYLLGVSVRGKFISYKGGHSLNYELVKALYKKAVAA, encoded by the coding sequence ATGAAACAGAGGACTATAAAGGAATCTTTGGAATTTGATGGGGTTGGCATACATTCGGGAGAAAGAACCAAGATAATACTACACCCGGAAGGAGAAAACACCGGCATAAGCTTCTACAGGGACGGTGTCAGGATACCTGCGAAACCAGAAAACGTGGTAAACACCTTTCACTCTACAGATTTAGGTAAGGACGGAGTGGTTGTAAAAACGGTTGAGCACCTCCTTGCCACATTGCATCTTTTAGGAATAAGCAACCTTACCATAGAAGTTCAAGGAGGAAGTGAAATCCCAATAATGGACGGGAGCGGATACTTCTTTTACCGAAGCTTAAAGGATAAGGTTATCAAGCAGGAAGAGGACTTGGAAGTCTTGCAGATAAAGGAAGAAGTCAGGGTTCAGAGGGGAGATTCCTATATAGTTGCTCTCCCGTGTTCCTGCTTTGAAATCACCTATGAGGGGGAGTTTCAAACCTACTTCGGCAGACAGAAGTACACTTTCCGAGGAAACGCAAGGGATATAATCCTTGCAAGAACTTTCTGTTTTGAACACGAGATAGAGTTCATAAGACAAAACGGACTCGGGAAGGGTGGAAGTCTTGATAACACACTGGTTATAGGTAGGGATAAGGTATACAACAAAGGGGGTTTAAGGTATCAGGATGAACCCGTCAGACATAAGGTCTTTGACCTTATAGGAGACCTTTACCTCCTTGGTGTATCCGTGAGAGGAAAGTTTATATCATACAAAGGAGGACATTCCCTGAACTACGAGCTCGTTAAAGCCCTGTATAAAAAGGCTGTTGCCGCATAG